The nucleotide window tcagATTAGGTGGAAATGGCACTGGTAAAGCTTAATCTTGTAATCGTTTgaaatatggaaaacagaatttTTGCTACTTTTATGTGACACGCATTTTAgtatatactgaaatatttgcAGCTTGTAGCTCAAAAGACGTATTTTTTAAAGTGGAGGCCAAggatggcggctcatgcctgtacacccagcactttgggaggccgaggaggatggattacacccagcactttgggaggccaaggtgggtggatcacttgaggacaggagttcaagaccagcctggccaacatggcgaaacctccactctactgaaaatacaaaaattagccgggcatggtggtgcatgcctgtagtcccggctacttagcaggctgaggcaggacaatcacttgaaaccaggaggcgggggttgcagtgagccaagactgtgccaccactgcactccagcctgagcaacagagtgacactctgtctcaaataaaaaaaaaaaaaaaaaaaaaaaactttgcagaATTGGATAGTTGGTTATAAATAACCCCCTCCCAAaaaccaataatttaaaaataaatgtagagagAGCGCCCAAAATGACATCctagtagcaatgagcacacctaggCACTAGAACTTGGTTTTAATATCATTCTTCAAAAAAAGGAATCAGGGATCCTTAAATAAATAGCTGATTCTAGGACTGCGACAGGAAATGTAAAAGATGAGTCTGGAGCATGTATACTGCCAGGAAGTAataaagtgctaaaaaaaaaaaaaaaattgataggaGCACATCAAAGGAGAACAGTAGACAACTCAAAGAGCtgccaatggccaaagctggaacaatttcagcaacaaaataaagaagtacTGGATTATAATACAAGTTATGTAATAAACATCCACAGGCCCATAAtgatatgataaaataaattaacaaataaatggcagggaagagacaaatctcccacagagaattccaaataaattatgtaaatattccaCCCTGAAGAAGAGCATAACTCTCCATTCAGTAAGCGTGGGCTCTGCAaaatgacttccttccaaagagaaCAGTACAAAAAGGGGTGGGGgaagtaactttacagtggaaaaTCTAACAAACACTACTCAGAAGGGTGATCAAGGTCAATAACAATGTGATAAGTCACTTTGATAGTATCTATCCTTGATAGCATGTGCTGAAAAGGGCATCTTACCTCTGCGATCTTCCCCTGACACAGTCCGTAAAGCCattttaatcatgagaaaaatgtctGGCAAATTCCAAAAGCAGGGCACCCTACAATGTACCTGACCcatactcttcaaaaatgtcaaggtcactGTATTAATTTGGTATgcttgccataacaaagtaccaaagactgggtggcttaagcaatagaaatttatttcctcactgttctggaggcgtACAGTCTAATACCTATGGGGTTGAtttcattctgaggcctctctctttggcttgtggATGGTTGTCTTCCCCCCTACGTCTTCACATCGTCATCCTTCTGTGTCCTACTCTCTTAAGGACAGCAGTTATTAATATATTGGGCTAAGGTCCACCCTAGTAACCTCATCGTCTTTAAAGACcctctctccaaatacagtcacgttCTGGGGTATTGAGGTAGGGACTTCAAGATAAGAATTTTAGAAGGGCACAATTCAGCCCTTAAcagtcatcaaaaacaaagaaagcctgagaaactgtcacagccaagaatATACAGCCTAAGAATatacaactaaatgtaatgtgatatCCTAgctgggatcctggaacagaaaaaggactttAGATAAAATGTGAGGAAGTAGGAATAAACTATGGATCTTAGTTAATAATTTATCATTACTGGTTCATTAGTtgcaacaaatgtaccatactaatatCTATTAATAAGAGAAACTGTGTGTGTAGTGGGGACGTCCTACGTGCTCAACGTAAACAAAAACTGTTCTAAAACATAAAGTCTTttagtaagttaaaaaaaaaaaacctctctcaAGAACATCTTTAAAGAactgtttcattttctctataaGCCCTTTGACACTTCGCAAAAAAATTCCACAAGTAAATCTTTAGTAGTCTGGTTTCTGTTGGTTTTGCCCTGCTGCACTCAAATGAGGAATTccaagtttattttgttttatttgggggCAGGAGGAAGTAAAAAGATGTAAAAGATTAATGTTGAATTAAAATCTTAAGCTAGAATGTTAATTTAACAACCCACGAACAAATTTGTCTAGTGCTCAATTTGTTCAGATGACGATACCATCCCCCACAGGGTAAAAAACTGAATTATCGGATACTACCTGTTCCTTTATTGAAGCTTAACACATATAATACCCATCATTAGGTAAGAACACCCGAAAAACACAAACTAAGGAACCGCGCCTGCGTAGTCGGAGCCTCAAAGGGTATAAGCTCCAGGTCGGGAGCCCCCGCCTCCTCCGCCCCCCGAACCCCCTCCCCACAAGGGGGTTCCCACTGCGCACGCGCAGTGTTTAACGGCCGGTCAGGAACCCAACAATTAGTGTCTTCTCGCCCGAGAGAAAACTCTGTTAGAAGATGGGGCCGTGAGCACTCTCTTTAACAGGGACATTTCCTTTTCAGCGAAAGCACCGCTTTGATTTACCAAGTCTGGCGGACTGCACCGCTTTAAAGGAATGAGGTTCCAGCGGTCGCGCCAAGCAGCGTACGCAGCCTATTTTAAGTTACGCTACCGTCGCCACAGACACTAAGAGGGTTGTAATGGTCCGGCAAGTGCCCACGTGTAATTGTTCTCCATCACTTACCTAGTCTAGTTCGGGAACACCCTTGTCGCCGCCGTTCCGGTAATACCTCTCCAACGCTTTCGATGCTTCTACTTCTTCGGGAACAAGACAAGATGGCGCCCGATTTGTCTCACCCGGAAGTAAAGAATAATAACATCCGTTCGTCATCTGAAGCCATACCATCTCTCATCCAGGTTTGTGAACACGTGATTGTGCCGATTGACATGTTACGGCGCCATTTTTATTATGGGCAAAACCATCAACACGGGGCAACTGAACCATTCCTGCACATTACTTTTTAATGTAGCCGGCGCCATTCCCGACCCATCTTTATCTTTATAGTGGCCAGAAAGCCAAGAGCGTGTTATATACACAGGGCGCCTTCAAATTTTTTACTTTAGTAACGTGATCTTCCTTCAAGGGGAATTATGTTCTCTCCTGGAAACACTCCCGCCTTGGAGAAGGGATTGAGTTCGCAACTCCACTTACAGACTACGGAGGAACCCCAGGGTCAAACCAAACATTCAGGCCAGTTGCTTAGCGCAGTTCAAGTTGCTTAGTGCGCTGGAAGCGGCATTTCAGGCAGTCCAACATCTGGCTGGAACCTTCTCAGAGTATTCCAGCGCTCAAGCGAGAGTATTCCAAGGATGGAATACTCTCGCTTGAGCGCTGCCGAGAGTTCCGCTTGAGGGAAACGAGTTTGTGAAGGTGAGCAGTCTGGGTCGGTAGCGAAAGCGGAGACCTTAGCTGACCCCGCAgctgtctttttctttgttaacctCAACACATCGCGCCCCCTTCCGGGAACACTTGCTCATCTCTCCTTCGCTTAACTAGTCTCGGTTTTTCATTATGTGACCTTTAGGGAACCGTGGCGGGGGCGGGGAAGTCTGGTTTCCGTCCTGCTTCTTTCCTTCAACTACAAGATGGCTTCTCAAAAGGACGTATGCAATGCCATTCCTCAAAGAGGGTACGTTGATTCCACAGTGTTTTTATATGAACAACGTTCAAGTGTCAAAAGTATCAATTGCCAGGCTAGGAGCTACAAGTTACAAGGATAACAGAAATGTTCCAAAGATAAAGTGTTTATTAACTACATCCTGGGAAGTGCCTTTCCAGAGAGTGACATGAAAACTTTTGCGTGACAAAGTGCACGAAGTATCTAAATTATTTCATTGGGAATTGTCatgcaaaagaaatagcaaattACCGTAGAAACAAAATAGTAAGAGCACAGCTGGATGGATAAAGATACAGATGTGAAAATATAGATGCCCTTTGCTGAAAATTCAGTTTTCCTTAGCACTAGAAACCCAGATACTCCTGAATTAGCATTATAATAAAAGTCCTCACTAGCTAACCATCTGCCTTTCCTCCAATCCACGGACGTGgtcctcaaaataaaattttatcttgtGAGAAACCTTCATTGATTACACCTGACAACACCATGACGCAGGTTCATGAGGATACTACTGAAGGCAAAAGGAAATCCCTATTTCTCTGACCCTTTCCCTAATTTCCACTTAGCACAAATAAGACTACTCAAcagtctgattttaaaaatcactgtatgagccgggcgtggtggctcctgcctgcaatcccagcactttgggaggctgaggcaggcatatcacttgaggtcaggagttcgagaccagcctggccaacatggtgaaaccccgtctctactaaaaatacaaaaattagctgggcgtggtggcaggtgcctgtaatcctagctactagagaggctgaggcaggagaattgcttgaacccagggtcagaggtcgcagtgagccgagatctcgccactgcactccagcgtgggcaagaGTGGGTCTCTGTCCCAAagcataaaatgaataaaaaccacTGTATGGAGCAAAAGAAGGATATATACCACATGTTATCAGTAATCTCTGATTCTGCTCTGTGATTTTGTGCATTTTCCAAGTTTTTTGCATCAGGTCTGATTTTCAAGTTAAATTCTCTGAGAAACATTCTCATCAGAGGAATGTTCTATCTTAGAGAAACCCGATTGTCCTAGTGAAACTGTCGTGTTCCTACTCCCTATAATCATATTGTAATTGTTTGCTTGTTTCCCTAGTAAAGGTGAGGCAATTTTCGGGTAAGGGTTTTCTCCCTCACCTCTGCCCTCCAAGTCTCCAGCATTTGCTTTGCACACAGAAATTTTTACATCTGCTGTATGATTGCATTAATATGTTCAACAATGATCCTAATGTAGGCCAGTCATTTTGGAAATGCATTGTGAAATGGAGAGGATTATTAAATACCTCACATTTTGTTCCTTGTGCCAGTTTAATGAGACACCCTCAGCAATTGCTGTTTGCCAGACCTGAAAATGAATTTTACAGTTCCAATTCCAGTTCCCTTTCTCTAACCACCCTGTTCTAAGAGTTCCCCATAACATTATGATCTTATGGACACATGAGGTAAGTATATGtatttcaacacagaattttCTAAGAATGTGTGTTGTGGTGTTAAATTTCTATGTAAGCAGCTGTCATGTGCATGATCTGCTGCAGTTTGATCATCCTGCACCTGGATCATCAAATGCTTAGCAGTCTTATTTGACAGTCTTATTTTACCAGTCTTATTTGACAATCTGCTGTTAATGACTAACAACCAGGGGACTTTATAGGTTAAAATTTGTATTAACTTCCTCTGTTTTCAGTGTTTGAAGTAGAAAATTTGGCCAaccactgtggctcacgcctgtaatcccagcactttgggagaccaaggagggtggatcacctgaggccaggagtccgagaccagcctgggcactgtggcaaaactgtctacaaaaaaatacaaaaattagctggatgtggtggcccgcacctgtagtcccagctactcaggaggctgaggcacgagaatcacttgaacccaggaggcagaggttgtcgttagccaagatcgcgccactgcactccagcctgggctacacagcgagactgtctcaatgaatgaatgaatcaatgaacgaatgaatgaatgaatggagtgaAGTAGAAAATTCTAGGGGAGGATATGTCACCTTCCATTATTACAGAAACAAATTATCCTtaaagcaaaatggaaataagCTAAGATGATATGTGGAAAATAAATCGAAATAGGAACTATTGCTGTTTCTTGAGATTTGAACCTTTATAGTGTTATTAGGTGCCATATCACATCCAtcttaaaacttaataaaaatttaaaactgtggtatatatatacaattgaatattactcagccttaaaagggaatgaaattctgatgcatgctacaatatggataaaccttgaaaacatgcaagatgaaataaaccagacacaaaaggacacatattgtacaatttcacttatatgaagtGCCTAGAATGGGCAAATTCACACAGATGGAGAGTAGAATAGAGTTCCCAGGAGTTGggagaaggggggaatgaaaagttactatttaatgggtacagagttttcgTTTGGGATGATGAAGGAATTCTGGAAATGAATGGTGAAatttgcacaacaatgtgaatgcacttaatgacACTACTTAtacacctaaaaatggttaaagtggtaaatttgatgatgtatatattttaccacataaTACAATGGaggatgaaaaatatttaaagctagTATGCTACAGGCACATCCGTACAAAttacaactttttttgttttgttttttttgagatggagtctcgctctgttgccaggctggagtgcagttggctcactgcaacctctgcctcctgggttcaagcgattctcctgcctcagcctcccaaatagctgggactataggtgcgtgccaccacgcccagctaatttttgtatttttagtagagacagggtttcaccatgtttgccaggatggtctcaatctcttgacctcatgatctgcccgcttcggcctctcaaagtcctgggattacaggtgtgagccaccgcacccgtcctACTCTGTGATTCTTAATATAGTTACTTAAGCATTTCCTAGAAAGTAGTGAATCTGGCATAATGAAATATGAggatataaaataatactttagtTATTTAACAGTAGATCACATAGGGCTGTATGCAGGTGTTGTTCCTTTAGGCCAGGTTGGAGAAAGTAAGGTAAATTTATGCTCAATGACTGCCTGTTCTTACCTGAAATCTTTTGTGATTCAAACTACTGTTTCTGTACTTAATTCACTGGTATGACGATTATTATTAGTAAACATCACTAGTGTTTGACAGTATGATTCTCCACAGGCTTACTACACAGAAGACTGAATTTCTAAGCCCCTTAAAGTTAGGGAGTACTTTATCAATTAGTTCTGGCCAATTCATTGTGGGGTGAGTAATGAAGTACACTTACAAGAGTTGGTGCACCGTCCTCAGTCTGCATGTTTCACATA belongs to Macaca thibetana thibetana isolate TM-01 chromosome 4, ASM2454274v1, whole genome shotgun sequence and includes:
- the LOC126952183 gene encoding uncharacterized protein LOC126952183 isoform X2; amino-acid sequence: MLLLLREQDKMAPDLSHPEVKNNNIRSSSEAIPSLIQGTVAGAGKSGFRPASFLQLQDGFSKGRMQCHSSKRCLK